CCAGCCCTGGTGACAGGGTGGATACCCCTGTAGGGGAGAGAGCCCCAACCCCTGTCTCAGCAAGCTCTGAGGTCTCCCCTGAGAGCCAAGAGGACTCAGAGACCCCAGCAGAGGAGGACAGTGGCTCTGAGCAGCCTCCCAACAGCGTCCTGCCTGACAAACTGAAGGTGAGCTGGGAGAACCCCAGCTCCCAGGAGCCCCCTGCTGCAGAGAGTGCAGAACCGTCCCAGGCACCCTGTTCAGAGACTTCTGAGGCTGCCCCCAGGGAGGGTGGGAAGCCCCCTACACCCCCACCCAAGATCTTATCGGAGAAACTGAAAGCCTGCATGGGTGAGATGCAGGCTTCTGGGCCACCTGCTCCAGGCACAGCGCAGGTCTCAGTGAATGGCATGGATGACAGTCCTGAACCTGCCAAGCCCTTCCAGGCTGAGGGCACCCCAGGAACTCCCCCAAAGGATGCAACAACGTCCACAGCACTGCCCCCCTGGGACCTGCAACCTCAGTTCCATCCCCGCTGTTCCTCCCTTGGGGACTTGCTTGCGGAAGGCCCGCGGCGTCCTTTGCAGCCCAGGGAACGGCTATATCGGGCCCAGCTGGAGGTGAAGGTGGCCTCGGAACAGACAGAGAAACTGTTAAACAAGGTGCTGGGCAGTGAGCCAGTCCCTGTTAGCGCCGAAACATTGCTCAGCCAGGCTGTGGAGCAGCTGAGGCAGGCCACCCAGGTCCTGCAGGAAATGAGAGATTCGGGAGAGCGGAACCAGGAAGCACCTGGGCTAAGGGAGAAGCGGAAGGAGCTGGTGACCCTCTACAGGAGAAGTGCACCCTAGGGCCTGCTGGGCCAGAGGCACCATCCCTCCTGGCCATCCATCAAGTCCATCAAGGCCCAACCCTGCTGAGAAATGTGCTTCTGCTTCTACAGCAATGGCTGCAGGAGGGCCATCGGGCATGTCAGGGTTTGGCCATGACCCGAAGAGACTCCTGGTGTCCTTCCTACTCTGCTCTGGCCAGTGGTGCCAGGTGCCATCCAGGGCTACCACCTGGCTATCTGGCTTGGccgctgggctggggctgggagcacACGCGCTGGGACCTATGTGTTTGTGTGGGCGTTCCAAACTGCCCCAGGGCTTTGGGGGCGGCACTTGGGGTTTCTGGGAATGACATCATCTCTGTTACCCATCCCCAGTAGTTTACATTCCTGACTTCTGAATAGAGCACAGCTGAGCCCCCTGCAGCTCCCATCTCCAACTATTTCCAGGCAAAGAGCCTCATGGCTAAGGCAGCCTCAAAGCTAGCCCCCTCCCACCTATTCTGAGTAGCTGCAGAGGCCTTGGGTCCAGGCTCTAGGTTCATCCCTCAGTTGCGGGGAACGTAGGACCCAGCTGGAGCTGGAAAGGCCTCTTTGTGAGGAGgacattagctgtgtgacctctcTCTCTTTGGCCCTGTTTCCTTTTTTGCAAAACAAGGACATTTTCTGCAGCCCCTTCCTCTCAGGTGAGCTGTGATTGGAGGGCTTAGGTCTGGAGGATTCAAGAGTAGAAGAGAAACTTAAAGGGTCCTCTAGTCTAGTCTCTGCCCCTAGATAGTGTCCAGCCTTGTATATTTCTGAAGAGGTGAATCCCACAGTGGCCCTGATGTCCACATTAGAAAACCTTACTTGTAATGATCATGTCAGCCTTCAGAAGAGAATCCCCACCAACTTCTGTGCCTCCTCAGATGGGGATTTATCTGGGTCTCTGTAGGTCCTTCTCAGCCGAAACAGGTCCAGTATCCCAGTCATTTCTTCAAATGCTGATAGGGGTATGTTGGAATCTGAAGCCACTTCCCCGCCTTCAAGCCCCGGATGGGCTGCTCTCCTGTAACTTTCTAGGAGAAgagccattttcttcttttcctttcctggtCCATCCCTGCACCCTGGTCCTCTCCCAGCCTGTCCTCCATGTTGTCCCTGACTTGAGGGGCACATCCAGTCTCCATCGTGCTGCAGCAGCTGGACCGAGGGCAGAGCCTGTAGGTGCAGATGCCCTGGCTCCCGAGGTCCAGCCACTCTCCCTGGGGCCTGTGGGGTGGGAGCAGCTTCTGATAGGACCTGCCCAGATTTCTGAATGTGCACTTTTGTTTactgaaagagagaaagggagggtcACAGCAACATGCCCTGGCCTTTCTGCCCCCTTCCCCAAGCCCGCTGAGGCTTGCTGCACAGGTCAATGCCTTCGTTATTGTACTGTCACTTTGTTTTTGAGGTAGTAATCAAGGATCAGGAGGGGCAGATGTCCTCTATGGCTGCATGGGGCAGGAGCAGAGGTGAGCAGCAGTGCGCTGGCTTGGGAGCCCCCATCGGCCTCCTTGCACAAACTGGGCCCCCATGCCACAGTCTGCCTTTCCCTCCATCTGCTCCAGGACAAGAGCAAGAAGGACATGAGGTGCCCAATCATGTGATCCCCTGCCAtcttcccttcccccaccagCAACCATGGCTGG
The window above is part of the Macaca fascicularis isolate 582-1 chromosome 7, T2T-MFA8v1.1 genome. Proteins encoded here:
- the PLEKHO2 gene encoding pleckstrin homology domain-containing family O member 2 isoform X1; protein product: MEEEGVKEAGEKPRGAQTVDKAGWIKKSSGGLLGFWKDRYLLLCQAQLLVYENEDDQKCVETVELGSYEKCQDLRALLKRKHRFILLRSPGNKVSDIKFQAPTGEEKESWIKALNEGINRGKNKAFDEVKVDKSCALEHVTRDRVRGGQRRRPPTRVHLKEVASAASDGLLRLDLDVPDSGPQVFAPSNDVSEAQPRETPRPLMPPTKPFLAPETTSPGDRVDTPVGERAPTPVSASSEVSPESQEDSETPAEEDSGSEQPPNSVLPDKLKVSWENPSSQEPPAAESAEPSQAPCSETSEAAPREGGKPPTPPPKILSEKLKACMGEMQASGPPAPGTAQVSVNGMDDSPEPAKPFQAEGTPGTPPKDATTSTALPPWDLQPQFHPRCSSLGDLLAEGPRRPLQPRERLYRAQLEVKVASEQTEKLLNKVLGSEPVPVSAETLLSQAVEQLRQATQVLQEMRDSGERNQEAPGLREKRKELVTLYRRSAP